From a single Bacillus sp. NEB1478 genomic region:
- a CDS encoding ATP synthase subunit I, whose translation MMNEYKSVFFRYIKYTLYVLSIFFLGYALTPYKSIFLGLALGTVFSLYNLWSMYAKIERLGQAVIQKRKVKTLGSLSRLMLAGLAVLIAMKYPEHFHLLSVVIGLVSIYIIMLIDSLTIAIRTPKEKR comes from the coding sequence ATGATGAATGAGTACAAATCAGTTTTCTTTAGATACATAAAGTACACTTTGTATGTACTCTCAATTTTTTTCCTCGGTTATGCGTTAACGCCCTATAAGTCGATATTTTTAGGACTAGCTCTCGGTACTGTGTTCAGCCTCTATAACTTATGGAGTATGTATGCGAAGATCGAACGACTTGGACAAGCGGTTATCCAAAAAAGAAAAGTGAAGACGCTCGGTTCACTTTCCAGACTCATGCTCGCTGGGTTAGCGGTGCTCATCGCGATGAAATACCCAGAACATTTTCATTTATTAAGTGTGGTAATTGGATTGGTCTCAATCTACATTATCATGTTAATAGATTCACTAACTATTGCTATACGTACTCCAAAGGAAAAGAGGTGA
- a CDS encoding ABC transporter ATP-binding protein has protein sequence MVEVISVKNLSKMYGSTKAVNNLSFSVKKGEIFGIIGPNGAGKTTTIEILEGLRKKDEGEVLVLGMNPEKDRKKLNNRIGVQFQATSIQKKMKIKEAIQLFGSIYDQDNTNDHIIKLLGLEEKMNTYFDDLSGGWKQRVTLALATLHRPDILFLDEPSMRLDPHARREMWDIIRSLRDEGTTIVVTTHYMEEAEKLCDRVAMIYNGELRALDEPGRLVEDLSIHFLSFRSPDFPIDQLKGLAGIIKVEHDGDQDSYRIYAEDLQTCSYYLFKEAQEGNYHISDFKFERGTLDDLFVHYLEGGQSA, from the coding sequence ATGGTAGAAGTTATTTCGGTCAAAAACTTAAGTAAAATGTACGGATCGACTAAGGCGGTAAACAATCTTTCTTTTTCTGTAAAAAAAGGTGAAATATTCGGCATTATCGGGCCAAATGGCGCTGGAAAAACAACCACGATTGAAATTCTAGAGGGACTCCGCAAAAAGGACGAAGGGGAAGTCTTAGTTTTAGGAATGAATCCAGAAAAAGACCGGAAAAAATTGAACAACAGGATCGGTGTTCAATTTCAAGCAACATCCATTCAGAAAAAAATGAAGATAAAAGAAGCAATCCAGCTTTTTGGGTCGATTTATGATCAAGATAATACGAACGATCATATTATTAAACTTTTAGGACTTGAAGAAAAAATGAATACGTACTTTGATGACTTATCGGGTGGATGGAAACAGCGTGTAACATTGGCGCTTGCGACACTACATAGACCTGACATCCTATTTCTAGACGAACCGAGCATGAGGCTCGATCCGCATGCAAGAAGAGAAATGTGGGACATCATTCGTTCATTGCGGGACGAAGGAACGACAATTGTCGTTACAACTCATTACATGGAAGAAGCAGAAAAACTTTGTGACCGGGTAGCGATGATTTATAACGGAGAACTACGTGCGCTGGATGAACCGGGCAGGCTGGTTGAAGATTTATCTATTCATTTCTTAAGTTTCCGAAGTCCAGATTTTCCAATAGATCAATTGAAGGGTCTTGCCGGCATTATAAAAGTAGAACATGACGGGGATCAGGATTCCTACCGCATTTATGCGGAGGATCTTCAAACATGTTCGTATTATCTTTTTAAAGAAGCACAAGAAGGGAATTATCACATTTCGGATTTTAAATTTGAAAGAGGCACTTTAGATGACTTGTTTGTGCACTATTTGGAGGGAGGGCAATCGGCATGA
- a CDS encoding F0F1 ATP synthase subunit delta — MSKDKVIVAKRYALALFDVAGVAKLEETVAELRVVKHVLESNTDLQKVLSHPKVTKGQKKELIKESIGAELSTPVMNTIFLMVDRNRYLFITEMAAQFIELANEAQGIADAQVYSVRPLTDEELSRMEQTFAAKVGKKALRINNIVDPSLVGGVKIRIGNRIFDGSISGKLNRMERQLASHGS, encoded by the coding sequence ATGAGCAAAGATAAAGTAATCGTAGCAAAACGTTATGCATTAGCACTTTTTGATGTCGCTGGAGTTGCGAAACTCGAAGAAACAGTAGCAGAACTTCGCGTTGTGAAACATGTTTTAGAGAGCAACACAGACCTTCAGAAAGTTTTATCTCACCCTAAAGTTACGAAGGGTCAAAAGAAAGAATTGATCAAAGAGAGCATTGGGGCTGAACTTTCGACACCTGTAATGAACACGATCTTCTTAATGGTAGATCGCAACCGTTATCTGTTTATCACAGAAATGGCGGCACAGTTCATTGAATTAGCAAACGAGGCACAAGGCATTGCTGACGCACAAGTATACTCTGTTCGTCCTTTAACAGACGAAGAGCTATCAAGAATGGAGCAAACATTTGCTGCTAAAGTCGGTAAAAAAGCATTGCGCATTAATAATATTGTTGACCCTTCACTTGTTGGAGGCGTTAAGATCCGTATTGGTAACCGTATTTTTGACGGAAGTATCAGCGGAAAGTTGAATCGAATGGAACGTCAATTAGCTTCGCACGGAAGCTAG
- a CDS encoding acyltransferase codes for MNTLKTNKEYFNEIHFLRAFACIGVLFVHISATYFTQAGEVFNSFTYFFNQIGRFGTPTFAVISGFLLFNQVNKKGFHFKKFAVSRTTKIIMPFVIWSIFYQFVTVFLVGAKLPEDPKVLLYNFTMGESFYHLYFMAIVVQFYFIFPILQFIRNGYGWWIGLLVSAAVSLYFSNVTEVPIFTGILERVIIDKVFLLHWIFYFIFGGFMAYYWKPISLWSKKYSHILALSVIAIYIGAVVEYKMIGSVSSQRETNLINIPLLSFATIGLYYYLAKFDWIKNSLQTIGQFSMGIYLIHPFTLIMLKKVLPADVWQTEMMPIMFFVVLFGTLAFVKIIQQLPNAQYIIPIPAKRKATDQPIQRKPVSA; via the coding sequence GTGAATACACTAAAAACCAACAAAGAATATTTCAATGAAATTCACTTTTTAAGAGCGTTTGCGTGTATAGGTGTACTTTTTGTGCATATTTCAGCAACCTATTTCACTCAGGCAGGAGAAGTTTTTAACTCGTTTACGTACTTCTTTAATCAGATCGGGCGTTTTGGCACACCAACATTTGCGGTTATCAGTGGATTTTTACTTTTTAATCAAGTGAATAAAAAAGGATTTCACTTTAAGAAGTTTGCGGTTTCTCGGACAACGAAAATCATCATGCCATTTGTCATCTGGAGTATTTTTTATCAATTCGTAACTGTGTTTCTTGTCGGGGCTAAATTACCAGAAGATCCTAAAGTTCTTTTATATAACTTTACAATGGGTGAATCTTTTTACCATCTGTATTTTATGGCGATTGTTGTTCAATTTTATTTCATTTTCCCTATTTTACAGTTCATTCGAAACGGCTATGGCTGGTGGATTGGTTTGCTCGTATCTGCAGCAGTCAGCCTTTACTTTTCAAACGTAACTGAGGTTCCTATCTTTACAGGTATACTTGAACGAGTCATTATCGATAAGGTATTTCTATTACACTGGATTTTTTATTTTATTTTTGGGGGATTCATGGCTTACTATTGGAAGCCTATCTCTCTGTGGTCAAAAAAATACTCACATATACTAGCTCTATCCGTTATTGCTATTTATATTGGAGCAGTAGTTGAATATAAGATGATTGGTTCTGTTTCCTCACAAAGAGAAACGAACCTGATTAACATTCCTTTATTAAGCTTTGCAACGATCGGTTTGTATTATTATTTAGCGAAGTTCGATTGGATAAAAAACTCCCTTCAGACGATCGGACAGTTTTCGATGGGGATTTATTTAATTCATCCTTTTACCTTAATCATGCTAAAAAAGGTTCTTCCTGCTGACGTTTGGCAGACAGAGATGATGCCGATTATGTTCTTTGTCGTCCTTTTCGGAACACTTGCATTCGTGAAAATCATTCAGCAGCTGCCAAATGCTCAATACATTATTCCGATACCTGCTAAAAGAAAAGCAACGGATCAACCTATACAAAGAAAACCAGTTTCTGCTTAG
- a CDS encoding AtpZ/AtpI family protein — protein MSNGKRPYKAMALMTGILSQLVGCILIGLFGGKWLDEAIGTTPLFLIIGLFLGLGTGVFGMIRLISKFSGDGQ, from the coding sequence ATGAGCAACGGGAAACGCCCCTATAAAGCAATGGCTTTAATGACTGGCATTCTTTCTCAGCTTGTTGGTTGTATTTTAATTGGACTTTTTGGAGGAAAATGGCTGGATGAAGCCATTGGTACGACTCCACTTTTCCTTATCATCGGGTTGTTTCTAGGTCTTGGAACAGGTGTTTTCGGAATGATCCGCTTAATATCGAAGTTTTCAGGGGACGGGCAATGA
- the atpB gene encoding F0F1 ATP synthase subunit A: MEHGAVTKEFIGLTFNMSNVLMITVSSVIVFLIAVLATRTLSMRPGGMQNFLEWVVDFVKGIINSTMDWQTGGRFLALGLTLIMYIFVANMLGLPFAVAVDGNLWWKSPTADPTITLTLAVMVVVLSHYYGVKMKGFKEYGAEYFKPMKFLFPLKIIEEFANTLTLGLRLYGNIFAGEMLLGLLVGLTKIGIFAGVLGIFPLIVWQGFSVFVGAIQAFIFTMLTMVYLAHKVSHDH; encoded by the coding sequence ATGGAACATGGTGCAGTTACAAAAGAATTTATCGGTTTGACATTTAACATGTCTAACGTACTGATGATCACAGTTTCATCCGTTATTGTTTTCCTTATTGCGGTACTGGCTACTCGAACTCTGTCAATGCGACCAGGTGGAATGCAAAACTTCCTTGAATGGGTAGTCGATTTCGTAAAAGGAATCATCAACAGCACAATGGACTGGCAAACAGGCGGACGTTTTCTTGCTTTAGGACTTACACTTATTATGTATATTTTTGTCGCCAACATGCTGGGATTACCTTTTGCAGTGGCAGTGGATGGAAACTTATGGTGGAAATCACCTACTGCAGACCCGACTATTACATTAACTCTAGCAGTTATGGTAGTGGTGCTTTCACACTATTACGGTGTGAAGATGAAGGGATTCAAAGAATATGGAGCAGAGTACTTCAAACCAATGAAGTTCTTATTCCCGCTAAAGATCATTGAAGAGTTTGCGAACACATTAACGCTGGGTCTTCGTCTTTACGGAAACATCTTTGCAGGCGAGATGCTTTTAGGGCTTCTAGTCGGCTTAACGAAAATCGGTATTTTTGCGGGCGTTCTTGGGATTTTCCCATTGATCGTTTGGCAAGGTTTCTCCGTTTTCGTAGGAGCAATCCAGGCATTTATCTTTACGATGCTGACAATGGTTTATCTGGCGCACAAAGTGAGCCACGATCATTAA
- a CDS encoding DUF3889 domain-containing protein, with amino-acid sequence MKQKATIFMIIFALFLSVGCMKKEDKKTSMPKRENMGTYDAQNRNTPLNVDTNLSRKDYAKWGKLALEETKKEYPNSRISDYQYDVRRIAPDGTITDWFDFTVYQKNRKHLVKVGVMHSEDKLIDYKFEERT; translated from the coding sequence ATGAAGCAGAAAGCAACAATTTTTATGATTATTTTTGCTCTTTTTTTATCCGTGGGCTGTATGAAAAAAGAAGATAAAAAGACTTCAATGCCGAAAAGAGAAAATATGGGTACGTACGATGCCCAAAACAGAAATACACCACTGAACGTTGATACGAATTTAAGCAGAAAAGATTATGCCAAGTGGGGCAAGCTTGCGCTGGAGGAAACAAAAAAAGAGTATCCGAACAGCCGGATCAGCGACTATCAATACGATGTACGCCGAATAGCACCTGATGGAACCATCACCGATTGGTTTGATTTTACGGTTTATCAAAAGAATAGGAAGCATCTCGTAAAAGTCGGAGTTATGCATTCAGAGGACAAGCTTATCGATTATAAGTTTGAAGAAAGAACATAA
- a CDS encoding ABC transporter permease, with translation MTALWQLTVLETKMFFRDKLQVFWTFLFPVLMIWLFGSMFNNQEMGGLSFASLYIPSWIGVNIVTTAFFTLGTVLAGYRETGVLRRYQSTPLAPWKILFAHTIQGTVIFSFSAVVLVVFGALMFDLKAPAYLGSTLIALFLSIVSFFPFALFLTSLAKNVGTAAAISSLFLNLMLFLSGATFPLEMMPDVLQYVAKVLPLYYVIELVRATWNTSPIWENMTPVIVLSCISVVSIVLSSKFFRWSGKAE, from the coding sequence ATGACGGCACTATGGCAATTGACAGTACTTGAAACGAAAATGTTTTTTCGCGATAAACTGCAGGTTTTCTGGACATTTTTATTTCCTGTACTTATGATTTGGCTCTTTGGCTCGATGTTCAATAATCAAGAAATGGGAGGATTATCTTTTGCCAGCTTGTACATTCCTTCTTGGATCGGAGTGAACATTGTTACCACAGCTTTTTTTACATTAGGTACCGTTCTTGCCGGCTATCGCGAAACCGGCGTTCTTAGAAGATATCAGTCTACTCCGCTCGCACCATGGAAAATTCTTTTTGCTCACACCATCCAAGGAACGGTAATTTTTAGTTTTTCGGCAGTCGTTCTTGTTGTTTTCGGAGCACTAATGTTTGATCTAAAAGCTCCTGCCTATTTAGGAAGTACTTTGATTGCACTCTTTTTAAGCATCGTCTCATTCTTTCCATTCGCGCTTTTTCTAACGTCATTAGCAAAAAACGTAGGAACAGCAGCGGCGATCAGTTCACTCTTTTTAAACTTGATGCTCTTTTTATCAGGTGCCACGTTTCCACTGGAAATGATGCCTGATGTTCTTCAGTATGTCGCTAAGGTGCTCCCCTTGTACTATGTAATCGAGTTAGTCCGTGCAACGTGGAACACATCACCTATATGGGAAAACATGACGCCCGTAATCGTATTATCGTGTATCTCAGTGGTTTCGATCGTGCTGTCTTCAAAATTTTTTAGATGGAGCGGGAAAGCAGAATAA
- the upp gene encoding uracil phosphoribosyltransferase, with the protein MSNVYVLDHPLIQHKLTYIRDERTGTKEFRELVDEVAGLMAFEITRDLPLQEVTVKTPVAEATMKTIAGKKLGLVPILRAGLGMVDGILKLIPAAKVGHVGLYRDPETLTPIEYYVKLPTDVEERDFIVIDPMLATGGSASAAITSIKNRGAKNIKLMCLVAAPEGVKVIQEEHPDVDIFLAALDEKLNDHGYIVPGLGDAGDRLFGTK; encoded by the coding sequence ATGAGTAATGTATACGTCCTGGACCACCCGTTAATTCAGCATAAATTAACATACATTCGAGACGAACGCACGGGTACAAAAGAATTTCGCGAGCTTGTAGACGAAGTAGCAGGGCTGATGGCATTTGAAATTACGCGTGACCTTCCATTGCAGGAAGTAACCGTGAAAACGCCAGTAGCTGAAGCAACAATGAAAACAATCGCCGGAAAAAAATTAGGGCTAGTACCAATCCTTAGAGCGGGTCTTGGCATGGTTGACGGAATCCTTAAACTGATCCCGGCTGCAAAAGTTGGACATGTTGGTTTGTACCGTGACCCTGAAACATTAACACCGATTGAATATTACGTGAAGCTTCCAACTGATGTAGAAGAGCGTGACTTCATCGTAATCGATCCAATGCTAGCAACAGGCGGATCTGCATCTGCGGCTATCACATCGATTAAAAACCGCGGTGCAAAGAACATTAAGCTTATGTGCCTAGTTGCAGCTCCTGAAGGTGTAAAAGTCATTCAGGAAGAGCACCCGGATGTTGATATTTTCTTAGCAGCATTAGATGAAAAATTAAACGACCACGGATACATCGTTCCTGGCCTAGGTGACGCTGGCGACCGTTTGTTCGGAACAAAATAA
- the glyA gene encoding serine hydroxymethyltransferase → MKHLQSADQEVYQSIMDELHRQRTKIELIASENFVSQAVMEAQGSVLTNKYAEGYPGRRYYGGCEHVDVTENLARDRAKKIFGAEHANVQPHSGAQANMAVYFTVLEPGDTVLGMNLSHGGHLTHGSAVNFSGVQYNFVEYGVDKEKNLIDYEDVRQKALEHRPKMIVAGASAYPRAIDFAKFREIADEVEAYLMVDMAHIAGLVAAGLHQNPVPYADFVTTTTHKTLRGPRGGMILCKEEYAKKIDKSIFPGIQGGPLMHVIAAKAVSFGEVLTDEFKQYAEQIVKNAKRLADSLKKEGLTLVSDGTDNHLILINVSELALTGKVAERALDDIGITVNKNTIPFDKESPFVTSGIRIGTAAVTSRGFVEEDMDEIASIMASVLKNVEDETVLKDAEARVEKLAGKYKLYE, encoded by the coding sequence ATGAAACATTTACAATCAGCTGATCAAGAAGTTTATCAATCCATCATGGACGAACTGCATCGCCAGCGTACGAAAATAGAATTAATTGCTTCTGAAAACTTTGTAAGCCAAGCCGTAATGGAAGCTCAAGGCTCCGTTTTAACGAATAAATACGCAGAAGGGTATCCAGGACGCCGCTATTATGGCGGATGTGAACATGTCGATGTGACAGAGAACCTTGCAAGAGACCGTGCGAAGAAAATTTTCGGAGCGGAACACGCAAACGTGCAGCCGCACTCAGGCGCTCAAGCAAACATGGCTGTTTATTTCACAGTTCTAGAGCCTGGTGATACTGTTCTTGGGATGAACTTATCTCACGGCGGCCACTTAACTCACGGAAGTGCAGTAAACTTTTCGGGTGTTCAATACAATTTTGTTGAATACGGTGTTGATAAAGAAAAGAACTTAATTGATTATGAAGATGTTCGTCAAAAAGCTCTCGAGCATCGTCCCAAAATGATCGTTGCAGGGGCAAGTGCGTATCCTCGTGCGATCGATTTCGCGAAATTCCGTGAAATTGCGGATGAAGTTGAAGCTTACTTAATGGTTGACATGGCTCATATTGCAGGACTTGTTGCAGCTGGTCTTCACCAAAATCCAGTGCCTTATGCTGACTTTGTTACAACAACAACGCATAAAACACTTCGCGGACCCCGCGGCGGTATGATTTTATGTAAAGAAGAGTACGCGAAAAAAATCGACAAATCGATCTTTCCAGGAATTCAAGGCGGACCATTAATGCACGTGATCGCTGCAAAAGCGGTATCGTTCGGTGAAGTATTAACTGATGAGTTTAAACAATACGCAGAACAAATCGTGAAAAACGCAAAACGTCTTGCAGATTCTTTGAAAAAAGAAGGACTGACACTCGTTTCTGACGGAACGGACAACCATCTGATTCTGATCAACGTAAGCGAGCTTGCGTTAACTGGTAAAGTTGCTGAAAGAGCGCTGGATGATATCGGAATCACGGTTAATAAAAACACGATTCCATTCGATAAAGAAAGCCCGTTTGTAACAAGCGGAATCCGTATTGGAACAGCAGCTGTTACTTCACGCGGATTTGTAGAAGAAGATATGGATGAGATCGCATCTATCATGGCATCTGTATTGAAAAACGTTGAAGATGAAACAGTACTAAAAGACGCAGAAGCAAGAGTAGAAAAACTAGCAGGAAAATACAAGCTTTACGAATAA
- the atpF gene encoding F0F1 ATP synthase subunit B, with product MQFLILGAAAGEHAGLNTGDIVYQLAAFLILLVLLRKFAWGPLMGIMKERQSHISSEIDAAENSRKEAKRYLEEQVEELKKAREEAKAIIDNAKKQGEVQGEAIIKASREESERVKESALAEIASEKEKAVATLRTEVAALSVKIASKVIAKELDENSQEKLINEYLQEVGESR from the coding sequence GTGCAATTCTTAATTCTAGGTGCTGCTGCAGGTGAACACGCAGGCTTGAACACAGGTGATATCGTTTACCAGTTGGCTGCATTTTTAATCCTATTAGTATTGTTGCGCAAATTCGCTTGGGGCCCGTTGATGGGGATCATGAAGGAGCGCCAATCACATATCAGCAGTGAGATTGATGCGGCTGAAAACTCTCGTAAAGAAGCAAAACGCTATCTTGAAGAGCAAGTTGAAGAGTTGAAAAAGGCACGCGAAGAAGCAAAAGCAATTATCGATAATGCGAAAAAACAAGGCGAAGTTCAAGGTGAAGCAATTATTAAAGCATCACGTGAAGAATCTGAGCGTGTGAAGGAAAGTGCATTGGCTGAGATTGCTTCTGAAAAAGAAAAAGCGGTTGCTACACTTCGCACAGAAGTTGCTGCTTTATCCGTTAAGATCGCTTCTAAAGTGATTGCAAAAGAACTTGACGAGAACAGTCAAGAGAAGCTCATTAACGAATACCTTCAAGAGGTAGGCGAGTCTCGATGA
- a CDS encoding FGGY family carbohydrate kinase has protein sequence MKDYAIGIDIGTSSTKVVLFDESGAAVAHHSKKYSLLSKEPGAAEQDPDEIYEAVLHSLKETVKKSADMANRIGFISFSTAMHSLIAVDAEGNPLTNSITWADTRSEPYVMQEKTSTESLELYKRSGVPVHPMTPLFKLMWLKKEQPEIFSKAAKFAGIKDYILFHWFGEWVTDYASAAATGLWNMETLQYDEKSLKMAGVTAERLPEIQPTTYFWEQLSESIAADCGLGSDVKVVIGATDGPLSNLGVGAISPGDIAVTIGTSGAIRTTSQKPFLDEEGRTFCYPLTENHWVSGGPVNNGGIAFQWVHDLLQEKDHLQEKADEEEEYETLSEYAESVPPGAEGLVFLPHLTGERAPLWDAQAKGSFIGLTLRHKKAHLVRAVLEGTILNLYSVYNLVKTQTDDIKIFATGGFTQSAIWKQILADVFQKEVSIPQNTESSCLGAVLLGRFAIGLTSELQEVKEETKQYEAVQPNPENKEIYEELFGIYEGLSKAIKPLYPIIHRFQNKKESGQ, from the coding sequence TTGAAAGATTATGCAATTGGAATTGATATCGGAACATCGAGCACAAAGGTTGTTTTATTTGATGAATCAGGTGCTGCTGTTGCACACCATTCAAAAAAATATTCTTTGTTATCAAAAGAACCAGGGGCGGCCGAACAAGACCCTGATGAAATTTACGAAGCGGTTCTTCACTCATTGAAAGAAACCGTAAAGAAAAGTGCGGATATGGCGAATCGTATCGGCTTTATATCGTTTAGTACGGCGATGCACTCCTTAATCGCAGTAGATGCGGAAGGGAATCCGTTAACGAATAGTATTACGTGGGCAGATACGCGCAGTGAACCTTATGTGATGCAAGAAAAGACAAGTACCGAAAGCCTTGAACTATACAAAAGATCTGGCGTGCCCGTACATCCAATGACTCCGTTGTTTAAATTAATGTGGCTGAAAAAAGAACAGCCCGAAATTTTTTCAAAGGCTGCTAAGTTCGCAGGAATTAAAGATTACATACTTTTCCACTGGTTTGGCGAGTGGGTGACTGATTATGCTTCAGCCGCAGCAACTGGGCTGTGGAACATGGAAACGTTGCAGTATGATGAAAAATCTTTAAAGATGGCTGGTGTGACAGCTGAAAGACTGCCCGAAATCCAGCCAACTACTTATTTTTGGGAACAGTTGTCTGAGAGTATTGCAGCGGATTGCGGTCTCGGCTCTGACGTGAAAGTGGTCATCGGAGCAACAGATGGTCCGTTGTCGAATCTCGGTGTAGGAGCGATTTCCCCTGGAGATATTGCCGTTACGATCGGAACAAGCGGGGCAATTCGAACTACTTCACAAAAGCCTTTTTTGGACGAGGAAGGCCGAACCTTTTGTTATCCGCTCACAGAAAACCACTGGGTGTCCGGTGGTCCAGTCAATAACGGAGGAATTGCGTTTCAATGGGTTCATGATCTTTTACAAGAAAAAGATCATTTACAAGAAAAAGCTGATGAAGAAGAAGAGTATGAAACTTTATCGGAATACGCAGAGTCAGTTCCTCCTGGGGCTGAAGGATTGGTGTTTCTCCCTCACTTAACAGGCGAGCGGGCGCCTTTATGGGATGCGCAGGCGAAAGGATCGTTTATTGGATTAACTTTACGCCACAAAAAAGCACATCTCGTTCGGGCAGTGTTAGAAGGTACGATATTAAATCTCTATTCCGTGTACAATCTTGTAAAAACACAAACGGACGACATAAAAATTTTCGCGACAGGCGGGTTCACGCAATCGGCTATATGGAAGCAAATCCTGGCAGATGTTTTTCAAAAAGAAGTATCGATTCCGCAGAATACAGAGAGCTCGTGCCTTGGGGCAGTTCTTCTAGGCAGATTTGCAATCGGATTGACGAGCGAACTGCAAGAAGTGAAGGAAGAAACGAAGCAATATGAGGCGGTTCAGCCAAATCCCGAAAATAAAGAAATCTATGAAGAATTATTCGGTATTTATGAAGGTTTGTCCAAAGCGATCAAGCCGCTTTATCCGATTATCCATCGTTTCCAAAATAAAAAAGAGAGCGGACAATAA
- the atpE gene encoding F0F1 ATP synthase subunit C, with product MNLIAAAIAVGLAALGAGIGNGLIVGRTVEGIARQPELRGTLQTTMFIGVALVEALPIIGVVIAFIALGSK from the coding sequence ATGAATCTTATTGCAGCTGCAATCGCGGTAGGTCTAGCGGCACTTGGTGCTGGTATCGGTAACGGTTTAATCGTAGGTCGTACAGTTGAGGGGATCGCTCGTCAACCAGAACTGCGTGGTACTCTTCAAACAACAATGTTCATCGGGGTTGCGTTAGTTGAAGCACTTCCAATCATCGGTGTAGTTATTGCGTTTATCGCACTTGGATCTAAATAA